In bacterium, one DNA window encodes the following:
- the pstC gene encoding phosphate ABC transporter permease subunit PstC, whose translation MTRRRERPTYGLRPADRRRDRLMTYVFTVGAVGAIAAIVLIFVFVGREALPVFFSAEVHEEVTLSKMVTPLEWRANKPKTFIWQPVSEVPKYSLPPLLLGSLKATLIAILFATPFAVGAAMYSSEFAPRRAREVIKPVIEMLAGIPSVVLGFFALMVLAGWLKEAFDWKYRLNATTAGIALGIAIIPIIYTVAEEALRAVPRQYREAAQALGANPWQIARRVVLPAAAPGIFAAVALGFGRAIGETMIVLMASGNAATWSLPLTDSVRTMSATIAAEMAEVVNGSAHYHVLFFIGGLLFVLTFLINLVGEMYVGRLKRRLTGRAG comes from the coding sequence ATGACCCGACGGCGTGAGCGGCCGACCTACGGCCTGCGCCCGGCCGATCGCCGCCGCGACCGGCTCATGACGTATGTGTTCACGGTCGGGGCGGTCGGGGCCATCGCCGCCATCGTGCTCATCTTCGTCTTTGTGGGCCGCGAGGCGTTGCCGGTCTTCTTCTCGGCGGAGGTCCATGAAGAAGTCACACTGTCGAAGATGGTGACGCCGCTGGAGTGGCGCGCCAACAAGCCCAAGACCTTCATCTGGCAGCCGGTCTCGGAGGTTCCCAAGTACTCGCTGCCGCCGCTGCTGCTCGGCTCGCTGAAAGCGACGCTGATCGCGATCCTGTTTGCGACGCCGTTTGCGGTGGGGGCCGCGATGTACTCCTCCGAATTCGCGCCGCGCCGCGCGCGCGAAGTCATCAAGCCGGTGATTGAGATGCTGGCGGGGATCCCGTCGGTGGTGCTGGGCTTTTTCGCGCTGATGGTGCTGGCCGGCTGGCTGAAGGAGGCATTCGACTGGAAGTATCGTCTGAACGCCACAACGGCGGGCATCGCGCTCGGGATCGCCATCATACCGATCATCTACACGGTCGCCGAGGAGGCGCTGCGCGCGGTGCCGCGGCAGTATCGCGAGGCGGCGCAGGCGTTGGGCGCAAACCCGTGGCAGATCGCGCGGCGGGTGGTGTTGCCGGCGGCGGCCCCCGGCATCTTTGCCGCGGTGGCGCTCGGATTCGGACGCGCCATCGGCGAGACGATGATCGTGCTGATGGCTTCGGGCAACGCGGCGACGTGGAGTTTGCCGCTGACCGATTCGGTGCGCACGATGTCGGCCACGATTGCCGCGGAAATGGCCGAAGTCGTCAACGGCTCGGCGCACTATCACGTGCTCTTCTTCATCGGGGGCCTGCTGTTTGTCCTGACGTTCCTGATCAATTTGGTTGGCGAAATGTATGTGGGACGTTTGAAGCGGCGGTTGACCGGACGGGCGGGATGA